One genomic region from Gossypium hirsutum isolate 1008001.06 chromosome D13, Gossypium_hirsutum_v2.1, whole genome shotgun sequence encodes:
- the LOC107958650 gene encoding transcription termination factor MTERF9, chloroplastic, translated as MAALSLHNFNHLVSILSSPSSSSFWNLSFSFKNEVRFKKGKFLVFLSTHSNPKILKSNKKSRFGQRITSYDTDEEQEEDEDEEFDDNDDGMAGDDWLMNDDFAQPHEYVVNGKKIKSHKGSGKEGNRRLQEQRKGSKALKSRQGLIISEDQMDVRHGNDGLKRKSVGNSYHTSTKTKEAGSFDVDGGRMLVSKTSRENRYQRLSDEIDLDEKWFPLLDYLSTFGLKDTHFIQMYERHMPSLQINVCSAQERLDYLLSVGVKQRDVRRILLRQPQILEYTVENNLKSHVAFLMSLGIPSSRIGQIIACAPSLFSYSVENSLKPTVRYLIEEVGINEHDLGKVVQLSPQILVQRIDISWNTRYMFLSKELGAPRDSIVKMVKKHPQLLHYSIDDGLLPRINFLRSIGMRNSDILKVLTSLTQVLSLSLEDNLKPKYLYLINELNNEVHSLTKYPMYLSLSLDQRIRPRHRFLVSLKKAPKGPFPLGSLVPSDECFCQQWAGTSLDKYLAFRQRLLLKEFAKKYEK; from the exons ATGGCAGCTTTATCTCTTCATAATTTCAATCATTTGGTTTCAATTctctcttctccttcttcttcttccttctggaatttgagtttttctttcaaaaatgaaGTCAGATTCAAGAAAGGgaaatttttggtgtttttatCAACTCACTCAAATCCCAAAATTCTCAAGTCTAATAAGAAGTCAAGGTTTGGTCAAAGGATTACTTCTTATGATACTGATGAGGAACAGgaggaagatgaagatgaagaattTGATGACAATGATGATGGCATGGCTGGAGATGATTGGTTGATGAAT GATGACTTTGCTCAACCGCATGAATATGTTGTTAACGGCAAGAAAATTAAATCGCACAAGGGAAGTGGTAAAGAAG GAAACAGAAGACTGCAAGAACAACGCAAAGGCTCAAAAGCCTTAAAATCAAGACAAGGTCTTATCATTTCTGAAGACCAAATGGATGTCAGACATGGTAATGATGGTTTAAAGAGGAAAAGTGTAGGGAATTCTTATCATACTTCTACCAAAACGAAGGAAGCTGGTTCCTTTGACGTAGATGGAGGAAGAATG CTGGTGTCAAAGACATCTAGAGAAAACCGATATCAACGGCTGTCAGATGAAATtgatttggatgagaaatggttcCCCCTTCTTGATTATCTAAGTACTTTTGGGCTTAAAGATACACACTTTATCCAAATGTACGAGAGACACATGCCTTCACTTCAAATCAACGTGTGTTCAGCTCAGGAAAGGTTGGACTACTTGTTGAGTGTTGGTGTGAAACAAAGAGATGTTAGAAGAATACTTTTGAGACAACCACAAATTCTAGAATACACAGTGGAGAACAACCTGAAGTCTCATGTAGCTTTCCTAATGAGTCTGGGGATTCCAAGTTCTAGAATAGGGCAGATAATTGCGTGTGCACCTTCTCTGTTTTCATACAGtgttgaaaattcattaaaaccaaCAGTGAGATACTTGATTGAGGAGGTTGGTATTAATGAACATGATTTAGGTAAAGTTGTGCAGCTGAGCCCTCAGATTCTTGTTCAACGGATTGACATATCGTGGAATACTCGCTATATGTTTCTCTCAAAGGAGTTAGGAGCACCCAGAGATAGTATTGTGAAGATGGTAAAGAAACATCCCCAGCTTCTTCATTACAGCATTGATGATGGATTACTACCCAGAATAAATTTCCTAAGGAGCATTGGGATGCGAAATTCTGATATCTTGAAAGTCTTGACTAGTCTTACACAG GTGTTATCTCTGTCTCTGGAGGACAATCTAAAGCCTAAGTACCTGTACTTGATCAATGAACTGAATAATGAGGTGCATTCTTTGACGAAATATCCTATGTACTTGAGCCTGTCACTAGATCAGAGAATTCGACCCCGCCATCGGTTCTTGGTTTCCCTAAAGAAAGCTCCAAAGGGGCCATTTCCACTCGGTTCATTGGTCCCATCTGATGAATGCTTTTGTCAGCAGTGGGCTGGAACTAGTTTAGATAAATATTTGGCATTTCGTCAAAGGTTACTACTCAAAGAGTTCGCAAAGAAATATGAGAAGTAG